The DNA region ATCGGCAGATAGGCGGCCCCGGACTGCAACACCCCGAGCACGGCAGCCACCTGCTCCCATCCCTTGCGGACGGCGATTCCCACCAAGTGGTTCGGTCGGGCGCCCAGCCCGCGCAGTTGGCGGCCGATTCGGTTGGCCCGGCGCAACAACTCCCCGTAGGTCACGGTGCCTGAAGCGGAAATGACGGCGGGATGATCAGGTTTTCGAGCCGCCTGCTTCAGGAACGGCTCTTGGAGGAGAGCGTCGGGAACCGGCCCCTCGGTGGCGTTCACCTGTTCGCGGATCCGGCGCTGACGTTCGGGGAGCCAATCGAACCGAGACGACTTCCACGTGTCTTCGCCGTCCGCCAAGGCGTTCAGGAAGCGGCAATACGCGCTGAACATGTCTTCCACCATGCCGTCCGGAAACAGTCCGTCCAGCACCACCCAGCTGAGTTCCAGACCTCTGCGCGTTTCGATGACCGCATGATCCAGCCAGACTTGCGGTGTCTGGGAAATCATGTAGGTCACGTCCCCCAGCCAGTCGAACAGCACATCGTCCGGTTCGGTGTCCTGCACGATGGTGCTGGTGAAGACGACCGGCATGACGGCGCCGCTGGTACCGCCTTGCACCCGGGCCAGCTCGCGCAGCACGCGCACCCCGCTGACGGCCCTGTGTTCCAGATCGCGCCAGATCTGCTTCTGCACGTCACGCACGAAGTCTTCGAACGGCTTCGGATCGGCGGCATTCACTTCCAACAGGTTGAAGGTGCCGAACTCGCCCACCATGTTTCTCACCTGGGGATGGAACGGCATCCGGTTGATCACCGTCAAGTTCAGCGAAAAGTGCTGGTTTTTGCTCCAGGCGGCCAACACCTGCGAGTAGGCGGCGGTCAACACGGCGGACGGAGTGACGCCACAGCGGGCCGCTTTCTGTTTGAGTCGCTCCCATGCCTCCGGGCTGAGCCGATCCCCGATGCGGGAGAAGGTGGGCTTTCCGATCGTCTCGGGGTGAGTCTTCATCGGCAGATCAGGCGCCGGCGGCAGCGTTTTCACCCGTTCCTGCCAGTACTCCAGCGATCGTTGATACACGGGAGTGTCGCGGATCGCCTGCTCGGCCAACACATAATCGCGGAAGGTGAACGGCAGCGCCTCGAACAGTTCTTCTTTCCCCTTGTAACAGCGGTGCCAGTCGCGCAGCAGAATCCGGATTGAACCGATGTCGGTGATGATCAGCTCGAAACTCAGATGCAGACGCACCTTCCGGTCATCGATCCGGGTGGCGCAAATCTCAAACAGCGGCCACTGATCGACCGGCCGGACGATGTGGGACAGACGGTCCCGCACTTCCTTGAGGTGCCTTTCCTTTTCCTCCGGCGACTCTTGGCGGATGTCCGTCACCCGGATCTCGTAACGCGGCGGACGGTCGAGAATCTGCTGACGGCCATCGGGCAAAATGACGGTCCGGAGCATGGGATGCCGTTCCATCACTTTTTGCCAGGCCGCGTTCAGACGATCCAAATCGATGTGATCACTGTCGATTTCGAAATACACGTGCGCGGCCACGTCACTGACGTTGAAACCGCCGAGACGGCCGATCCACTGTGCCTGCTGCATCTCCCTGAGCGGGAACGGTTCATGCAGCTTGTCCGGTTCCGGAACGAGCTCGGGCAGGGAGGCTTCCAGGCTGTCCGACTCCTGTTCGCCGATGTTCTCCATGTTTTCCATGAGGCCGGCGATGGTCGGATTCTCCATCAGCACGCTGAGCGGGATCTGTTTGCCCAGACGTTCCGACACCTTGCCCAACACCTGGGCTGCCAGCAGCGAGTGTCCGCCCAGCTCGAAGAAATTGTCATGCACCCCCACCGGAGCAACCCCGAGGAAATCCTGCCAGATTTCCGCCACCAAACGTTCCCGTTCATCCCGGGGGGCCACGAATTCACTGGCCAGCGGCGGGCGCGGATGGTGAGCGCTGAGGACAAATTCACCGGAAGCTGCCGCTTCCGCCTCCGCGTCCGTCTCTTCGGACGCCGTGAAATCCATCGGGCCGGTTTGCACGCCTTGCGGCTCGATCCAATAACGGCGACGCTCAAACGGATAGGAGGGCAATTCGACGCGGAAACGGGGTTCTCCCCGATGCAGCCCTTTCCAGTCCAGGCTTCCGCCGGCCATCCACAGACGTCCGGCCGCGGTGAGCAGAAAACGAACGTCCGACATGCCGTCCTGCGGATGTCGCACCGTTTGCAGGATCACGTGTCCGCTGCCGGTGCCGAGGCATTGGCGGGCCAAGGTGCCGAGCGTCTGTCCCGGTCCCACTTCCAGAAGGATGGAGGGGCCGCTTTCCGCAATGGCGGCCACGCCGTCCCCGAAACGGACCGTCTCGCGCAGATGGGTCACCCAGTAATCCGGATCGGTCGCCTGTTCGGCCGTGATCCACGTGCCGGTCACGTTGGACACATACGGCGTGTTCGGCGGATGCAGCGTCACCCCCCGGACGGCTTGGCGGAAGTCTTCCAAAACGGGATCCATCATGGCCGAGTGGAACGCGTGTGAGGTGTGCAGCCTGCGGCAGGCGACCCCTTTCTCCCGCAGGTGTTTTTCCAGCCGGTCGACGGCTTCATGCGTTCCGGAAACCACGCACAGGTCCGGCGCATTGACGGCCGCGACGGACAGATCGGCCGTGAGCAGAGATTTCACTTCCGATTCCGGCAACGCCACGGAAAGCATCGAACCGGACGGCAACCCGTTCATCAGCCGACCTCGGATGGCCACCAACCGCAAAGCGTCTTCCAGGGACAGCACCCCCGCCAGACAAGCGGCCGCATATTCCCCGATGCTGTGTCCGAGCATCGCTTTGGGACGGATTCCCCAACTTTCAAGCAGTCCGGCCAACGCCCAGGAGACCGTGAACAGGGCGGGCTGAGCCACCGCCGTGGCCTTCAGATGCTCCGCCGCATCCTCCGAACCGGGATCTTCCGGGTACAAGAGCTCGCGCAAATCCACGCCCATGTGGGGTTTCAGAAGGTCTGCACACGCATCCACCCGGTTGCGGAACACGGGCTCGCTCTCGTACAGTTCGCGGGTCATGCCCGGATACTGGGACCCCTGTCCCGGGAAGAGAAACACCACGTCGCGCTCGCGGTCGGCGGTGAAAGAGAGCACGCGCCGGGGATCTTTGCTCCGCAGGGCCTCGGCCGCATCCTCCGGACGTTCCGCCACCACGATCCGGCGATGCCGGAACGCTTGCCGTCCGGTCTGCAGCGTGTGTGCGACATCGGCAAGCCGCTGCTCCGGATGAGCGGCGAGATGGTCTGCCAAAAGCGTGGTGGCCTGCTCCAGCGCGGACGGCGTCTTGGCGGACAGGACGATCAGCTGTGCGTCATTTCCGCCCTTCACCGGTTTCACCTCCGGGGCTTGTTCGAGAATCACGTGGGCGTTGGTCCCTCCGATTCCGAACGAGCTGACCGCCGCCCGTCTCGGCCCGTTCCCTTTCGGCCATTCCTTCAGTTCCGTGTTGACGTAAAAGGGCGTGTTTTCAAAGTCAATGGCCGGATTGGGCTTGGTGAAATTGATGTTCGGAACGATCAACCCGTGCTTGACCTGCAACACGGCTTTGATCAGTCCGGCCACGCCGGCCGCCGCCTCCAGATGGCCGATGTTTCCCTTCACCGAGCTGACGGCGCAATATCCTTTCCTGTCGGTGCGGGAGCCGTAGGCCCGGGTGAGCGCCTCGATCTCGATCGGATCCCCGAGAGCCGTTCCGGTGCCGTGCGCCTCGATGACACCGACCGATTCCGGATCGATGTCGGCCATTTCCAGGGCCGTGACCAACACCTGGGTTTGGCCTTCCACGCTCGGAGCCGTGTAGCCGACCTTCCAGGAGCCGTCATTGTTGACGGCGGAGGCCTTGATCACCGCTTCAATGCGGTCACCGGCGGCCATGGCGTCTTCCAGCCGTCTCAGCACCACGATGCCGGCTCCGCTGCCGAAAATGGTTCCCTTGGCATCGGCGTCGAAGGGGCGGCAATGTCCGTCGGGCGAGAACATGGTGCCGTCCTGCCACAAATACCCGCTCTTTTGCGGAACCCGGATCGACACCCCGCCGGCAAGGGCCATGTCACAGTCGTAGGCGATCAGTGCCTGGCAGGCCAGATGAACGGCGACCAGGGAGGTGGAGCATGCCGTTTGCACGTTGACGCCCGGTCCCGTCAGATTCAGCTTGTAGGCGACGCGGGTGGACAAGTAATCCTTGTCGCTGTTGATCAGAATGTCAAATCCCTGTGCGCTGCGCGGAAGCCCCCGTCCGGCCAGCAGGTTGTTCAGGAAGTATTCCGGCATGCCCGCGCCTGCGTACACGCCGATCAGGCCGTCGAATGTCCCGGGATCGTATCCCGCTTTCTCCAGCGCTTCCCAGGCAAGCTCCAGGAAAACCCGCTGCTGGGGATCCAGCAGCGAAGCTTCCCGCGGGTTGTAGCCGAAGAACGCCGCGTCAAACCGATCGATGTCCTCCATCACCGGAGACGCTTTCACATAGTGGGGGTTTCGGAGAACATCGGCGGGGATGTTCTCCGAAAGCAGTTCTTCCTCGGAGAAAAAGGTGACAGATTCGACGCCGTTTTTCAGGTTGTTCCAGTACTCCTCCAGGTTTTTGGCGCCGGGAAACCGGCCCGCCATCCCGATGATGGCGATGTCGTTCGGACTGAAGTGCTTTTCCTCACTTGCCGTCATCCTGTCCGTTCCCTCCTCTGCGATTCCTTTTCGCTCCGAGTCTTCCGCGGGCTTCCCGTTTGAGACGGGCACGGTCGCTTCCCTTCCTGAGCGCTTCATCCCGATCCGTCTGACCGGAGAGATGCGCCGCCAGAAGAGAGATGTTGGGATAGTGGAACAGGGAGATCAGCGGAAAATCCATGCCCAGCTTGGCCTGAATCCGGCTGTGTGCCCTGGCAACCGTCACCGAGTCGGCACCGAGATCGAAAAAGTTGTCGTGAATGCCCACTTTTCCGACCCCGAGGAGCTCTTCCAGGACATGGGCGATCACTTGCTCCGTTTCATTTCGCGGCGCGGTGTACGTGCGGGGAGTCTGCCGGGCCTTTTCCG from Staphylospora marina includes:
- a CDS encoding non-ribosomal peptide synthetase/type I polyketide synthase — protein: MTASEEKHFSPNDIAIIGMAGRFPGAKNLEEYWNNLKNGVESVTFFSEEELLSENIPADVLRNPHYVKASPVMEDIDRFDAAFFGYNPREASLLDPQQRVFLELAWEALEKAGYDPGTFDGLIGVYAGAGMPEYFLNNLLAGRGLPRSAQGFDILINSDKDYLSTRVAYKLNLTGPGVNVQTACSTSLVAVHLACQALIAYDCDMALAGGVSIRVPQKSGYLWQDGTMFSPDGHCRPFDADAKGTIFGSGAGIVVLRRLEDAMAAGDRIEAVIKASAVNNDGSWKVGYTAPSVEGQTQVLVTALEMADIDPESVGVIEAHGTGTALGDPIEIEALTRAYGSRTDRKGYCAVSSVKGNIGHLEAAAGVAGLIKAVLQVKHGLIVPNINFTKPNPAIDFENTPFYVNTELKEWPKGNGPRRAAVSSFGIGGTNAHVILEQAPEVKPVKGGNDAQLIVLSAKTPSALEQATTLLADHLAAHPEQRLADVAHTLQTGRQAFRHRRIVVAERPEDAAEALRSKDPRRVLSFTADRERDVVFLFPGQGSQYPGMTRELYESEPVFRNRVDACADLLKPHMGVDLRELLYPEDPGSEDAAEHLKATAVAQPALFTVSWALAGLLESWGIRPKAMLGHSIGEYAAACLAGVLSLEDALRLVAIRGRLMNGLPSGSMLSVALPESEVKSLLTADLSVAAVNAPDLCVVSGTHEAVDRLEKHLREKGVACRRLHTSHAFHSAMMDPVLEDFRQAVRGVTLHPPNTPYVSNVTGTWITAEQATDPDYWVTHLRETVRFGDGVAAIAESGPSILLEVGPGQTLGTLARQCLGTGSGHVILQTVRHPQDGMSDVRFLLTAAGRLWMAGGSLDWKGLHRGEPRFRVELPSYPFERRRYWIEPQGVQTGPMDFTASEETDAEAEAAASGEFVLSAHHPRPPLASEFVAPRDERERLVAEIWQDFLGVAPVGVHDNFFELGGHSLLAAQVLGKVSERLGKQIPLSVLMENPTIAGLMENMENIGEQESDSLEASLPELVPEPDKLHEPFPLREMQQAQWIGRLGGFNVSDVAAHVYFEIDSDHIDLDRLNAAWQKVMERHPMLRTVILPDGRQQILDRPPRYEIRVTDIRQESPEEKERHLKEVRDRLSHIVRPVDQWPLFEICATRIDDRKVRLHLSFELIITDIGSIRILLRDWHRCYKGKEELFEALPFTFRDYVLAEQAIRDTPVYQRSLEYWQERVKTLPPAPDLPMKTHPETIGKPTFSRIGDRLSPEAWERLKQKAARCGVTPSAVLTAAYSQVLAAWSKNQHFSLNLTVINRMPFHPQVRNMVGEFGTFNLLEVNAADPKPFEDFVRDVQKQIWRDLEHRAVSGVRVLRELARVQGGTSGAVMPVVFTSTIVQDTEPDDVLFDWLGDVTYMISQTPQVWLDHAVIETRRGLELSWVVLDGLFPDGMVEDMFSAYCRFLNALADGEDTWKSSRFDWLPERQRRIREQVNATEGPVPDALLQEPFLKQAARKPDHPAVISASGTVTYGELLRRANRIGRQLRGLGARPNHLVGIAVRKGWEQVAAVLGVLQSGAAYLPIDPDLPEERQRYLIEHGQVKWLITLDGEPLPAAGDGVHTLAAASDGWEGPEGEPLEPVARPDDLAYVIYTSGSTGLPKGVAITHRAALNTILDINERFGVGEEDAVLALSSLSFDLSVYDVFGLLAAGGTIVMPESGAGRDPARWIQLIREHRVTVWNTVPALMEMLAEHALGQGETGLPLKVVMMSGDWIPVQLPDRIRSMADGARIWSLGGATEASIWSIHYPITEVKREWESIPYGVPLRNQTFHVLNERMDPSPEWVPGQLYIGGVGLAQEYWRDQEKTDAGFIRHPVTGERLYRTGDLGRYLPDGNIEFLGREDFQVKIRGFRIELGEIEAAITGDPGVRTAVVAAVGTDRSHLRLAAFVVPEEPFDQPDGEEASEWLDRLKQHVAENIPSYMVPVQWLILDQLPLSSNGKVDRKALNRLAMADSQGGGEAAGETADELAIEIASVVADVLGTEHVGLHQNFFEMGGDSIMAIQIISRLNARGIEVTPQDVFAHQTIAELSRVVRKKEPMAASGQTVPVPAEQVAWIEAGPAAVGQLVLDVPEDFDSAVAERALAVLLRHHDALRLRVFRDEKGWMMSVADPDDFEPYIPLIDLSAFSEGEREAALDEMLEEMRKEMDLTRGPLLSTALFDLGDGIRKWVWHLHRLAADTTSWSILLRDVSGLYEQLRTGADGWLAKPAVEWGEWMKRLAERQEESADREIKGELIAGQSETAPMAVSAEGMTARGVRIHVRLSREETEPLLGEAAAVHRVSVTELTTAALTRAWKRLTGDSRFLFGLERERRGDREAAQRLRKTVGGFSGTVSMKLEVVDQSAGAWLAHVKDQVRGEGEDAPARVRILRPLMLDDWREEAPLFGIDARHTMPGSGPMEPAWLEIVPVVANDELRFVFLADGAHYTEEAVRRMADAMLAELRELAADEPSVETALSPEDFADAGLDREELLQFLQMLNGGDEQ